A region from the Gavia stellata isolate bGavSte3 chromosome 2, bGavSte3.hap2, whole genome shotgun sequence genome encodes:
- the C2H2orf50 gene encoding uncharacterized protein C2orf50 homolog — MALRSPYFKEMNLNVHHKQSTPNQQLKEKVRREGAFPKFNFPTSHNTPNNTGDTVSLKMDKLGKGSGFRRNTLVRSWQPATTPLRQPASAPPVSLGSAQPRRPVIAQPAARAWADEQAALQQDQVQQDKIWRESVEAEQRGRKIWYHNWSFLKDYDQMGKKKEQKPLPNYMPVFSSKVPNSTNQTIGSRINTELGRALVNMDYFFSSAARKRKLESELQPS, encoded by the exons cacTCCGAATCAGCAGCTAAAAGAAAAGGTTAGGAGAGAAGGAGCTTTTCCGAAGTTTAACTTTCCTACCAGTCACAATACACCTAACAATACCGGGGATACAGTGAGTCTCAAAATGGACAAGTTGGGAAAGGGCTCTGGATTCAGGAGAAATACCTTGGTTAGGTCTTGGCAACCAGCAACCACACCTCTGCGGCAACCAGCCTCAGCTCCACCTGTGTCTCTCGGCAGCGCCCAACCCAGAAGACCTGTCATTGCACAACCGGCTGCTCGGGCCTGGGCAGATgagcaggcagcactgcagcaggacCAGGTTCAACAGGATAAGATCTGGAGAGAGTCTGTGGAGGctgaacagagaggaagaaaaatctg GTACCACAACTGGAGTTTCCTAAAGGACTATGACCAAATG GGtaagaaaaaggagcagaagccACTGCCAAACTATATGCCTGTGTTCTCAAGCAAAGTTCCCAACTCGACCAATCAGACTATTGGCAGTCGAATAAATACTGAACTTGGCAGGGCTCTGGTAAACATGGATTACTTCTTCAGCAGTGCAGCACGAAAGAGAAAACTTGAGAGTGAGCTCCAGCCTTCCTAG
- the SLC66A3 gene encoding solute carrier family 66 member 3 isoform X1 — MAPTLLDLAHWSTWAVCAVIKLPQLAAVLAARSARGVSVGSLLLELAGFLVFLRYQIYYGYPLQTYLEYPIIIAQDVILLLFILRFNGNMKRALFYAVTFWGGWYMLTLRKWIIDLAMNLCTLISAASKLAQLRCLWQTKDSGQVSALTWSMSAYTCATRIVTTVMTTNDLAVLIRFITMLILNIWVTATILHYRKTKKTD; from the exons ATGGCGCCGACGCTGCTGGACCTGGCCCACTGGAGCACCTGGGCGGTGTGCGCGGTGATCAAGCTGCCGCAACTGGCGGCAGTACTGGCGGCCAGGTCGGCGCGGGGGGTCAGCGTGGGCAGCCTCCTCCTGGAGCTGGCCGG CTTCCTTGTGTTTCTGAGGTACCAGATTTATTATGGTTACCCTCTGCAGACATACCTGGAATATCCCATCATCATTGCAcaag ATGTCATTCTCCTTTTGTTTATTCTGCGTTTCAATGGAAACATGAAACGAGCTTTGTTCTATGCAGTCAC ATTTTGGGGGGGCTGGTACATGCTAACACTGCGAAAGTGGATAATAGACCTGGCCATG AATTTGTGCACGCTGATCAGCGCAGCCAGTAAGCTGGCTCAGCTGCGGTGTCTCTGGCAGACAAAAGATTCTGGACAAGTGAGTGCCTTGACCTGGAGTATGTCTGCATATACCTGTGCAA CAAGAATAGTTACAACTGTAATGACTACGAATGATCTCGCAG ttCTCATTCGTTTCATAACCATGCTCATTCTCAATATTTGGGTCACAGCCACAATCCTGCACTACAGGAAAACTAAAAAGACTGATTAG
- the SLC66A3 gene encoding solute carrier family 66 member 3 isoform X2: MAPTLLDLAHWSTWAVCAVIKLPQLAAVLAARSARGVSVGSLLLELAGFLVFLRYQIYYGYPLQTYLEYPIIIAQDVILLLFILRFNGNMKRALFYAVTFWGGWYMLTLRKWIIDLAMNLCTLISAASKLAQLRCLWQTKDSGQVSALTWSMSAYTCAILIRFITMLILNIWVTATILHYRKTKKTD, encoded by the exons ATGGCGCCGACGCTGCTGGACCTGGCCCACTGGAGCACCTGGGCGGTGTGCGCGGTGATCAAGCTGCCGCAACTGGCGGCAGTACTGGCGGCCAGGTCGGCGCGGGGGGTCAGCGTGGGCAGCCTCCTCCTGGAGCTGGCCGG CTTCCTTGTGTTTCTGAGGTACCAGATTTATTATGGTTACCCTCTGCAGACATACCTGGAATATCCCATCATCATTGCAcaag ATGTCATTCTCCTTTTGTTTATTCTGCGTTTCAATGGAAACATGAAACGAGCTTTGTTCTATGCAGTCAC ATTTTGGGGGGGCTGGTACATGCTAACACTGCGAAAGTGGATAATAGACCTGGCCATG AATTTGTGCACGCTGATCAGCGCAGCCAGTAAGCTGGCTCAGCTGCGGTGTCTCTGGCAGACAAAAGATTCTGGACAAGTGAGTGCCTTGACCTGGAGTATGTCTGCATATACCTGTGCAA ttCTCATTCGTTTCATAACCATGCTCATTCTCAATATTTGGGTCACAGCCACAATCCTGCACTACAGGAAAACTAAAAAGACTGATTAG